A genomic segment from Rahnella aceris encodes:
- a CDS encoding GntR family transcriptional regulator, which translates to MFEMEKAQRVSLTMQVEAKLKGALIVGVLKPGARLVTKEIAEKLGTSVTPVREALLRLVSAGALDATPAQAFLVPKIALARYQEITLIRKNLEGLAVSQACGQITAQHLALLKTLNTRFMAAKVENNVEDALEANREFRFTLYEMAAMPTLTALIEQLWVQIGPCFNYLYPQSPHMAQGQHNYDQLLVALEAGDAKRCVKLIHKSIDDGAAILGKHYFLQE; encoded by the coding sequence ATGTTTGAGATGGAAAAAGCGCAGCGTGTCAGCCTCACTATGCAGGTGGAGGCCAAACTGAAAGGGGCATTAATTGTCGGCGTACTCAAACCGGGCGCGCGGCTGGTGACCAAAGAAATTGCTGAAAAACTGGGCACCAGCGTGACGCCGGTGCGCGAAGCGTTGCTGCGTCTGGTGTCGGCGGGCGCGCTTGATGCGACACCGGCACAGGCTTTTCTGGTGCCTAAAATTGCGCTGGCGCGGTATCAGGAAATCACCCTTATCCGCAAAAATCTTGAAGGGCTGGCGGTATCGCAAGCCTGCGGGCAGATCACTGCGCAACACCTCGCTTTGCTGAAAACGCTGAATACCCGATTTATGGCGGCGAAAGTGGAAAATAACGTTGAGGACGCTTTAGAGGCTAACCGGGAGTTTCGTTTCACTCTGTATGAAATGGCCGCGATGCCCACGCTGACCGCGCTGATTGAGCAGTTGTGGGTGCAGATTGGTCCGTGTTTTAACTATCTTTATCCGCAGTCACCGCATATGGCGCAGGGCCAGCATAATTACGATCAACTGCTGGTGGCGCTGGAAGCGGGCGACGCTAAACGCTGCGTGAAGCTTATCCACAAATCGATTGATGACGGCGCAGCCATTCTCGGTAAGCATTATTTTCTACAGGAGTGA
- a CDS encoding ABC transporter substrate-binding protein produces the protein MRIPAFKPASLALLISLTTPAAFASELVIAQPASATAMDPGFLKESATLVDNLFDTLVLRDANMQLQPGLATSWKSPDDTTWEFTLRQGVKFSDGEPVNAQAVKFSIDRILDPANHAPTISYIRTIKSVEVTGDYQVKIHTTGPDPLLPTRMSRYPTYIVPPAYVTKVGAAEFARKPVGSGAYTLTAFIPDEKVVMQANPDYWRGKPAIDTVTWRPIPEATGRITALLTGEVQLVDGVPADLVPALKNKPGVHLEQVKNGGLTIYLGLKNDQKPLNDVRVRQALSLALNRTAYTRDLLHGFGTPTGTMAGPKDFGYEAIPAPAQDIAKAKALLAEAGYPQGFTLRFQAPRRYIASADVAQAIVQDLAAIGVKAQLEVPEWSVYTQQVAAQKQAPMYMLAWGSTQTLDADAALYPILHSGEPYSTVNSPELDALLNSSRTTVDPAKREKILQQIQQVVASQQPLIPLYKEDSLYASADNVTFTGRADSRIPLFDLRMK, from the coding sequence ATGAGAATACCTGCCTTTAAACCGGCTTCACTGGCCCTGCTTATCAGCCTGACAACACCGGCTGCTTTCGCCTCTGAACTGGTGATCGCCCAGCCAGCTTCCGCCACGGCGATGGATCCGGGTTTCCTGAAAGAGTCTGCCACACTGGTGGATAACCTCTTTGATACGCTGGTGCTGCGCGACGCCAATATGCAGTTGCAACCGGGGCTGGCGACAAGCTGGAAATCACCCGATGATACCACCTGGGAGTTCACCCTGCGTCAGGGTGTGAAGTTCAGCGACGGCGAGCCGGTCAATGCGCAGGCGGTGAAATTCTCTATCGACCGTATTCTGGATCCTGCGAATCACGCGCCGACCATTTCGTATATCCGCACCATCAAATCCGTGGAAGTTACCGGCGATTATCAGGTGAAAATCCACACCACCGGCCCCGACCCGCTGCTGCCAACCCGCATGAGTCGCTACCCGACCTATATTGTGCCACCGGCGTATGTCACCAAAGTCGGTGCTGCGGAATTTGCCCGCAAACCGGTGGGTTCCGGCGCGTACACCCTCACCGCATTTATTCCCGATGAAAAAGTGGTGATGCAGGCCAATCCGGATTACTGGCGCGGCAAGCCCGCCATCGATACCGTCACCTGGCGTCCGATCCCGGAGGCCACCGGGCGCATCACCGCCCTGCTGACCGGCGAAGTACAACTGGTTGATGGCGTACCGGCCGATCTGGTGCCGGCGCTGAAAAATAAACCGGGCGTGCATCTCGAACAGGTAAAAAATGGCGGACTGACCATTTACCTCGGACTGAAGAACGACCAGAAACCGCTGAATGATGTGCGCGTCCGTCAGGCGTTATCACTGGCGCTGAACCGCACGGCCTATACCCGCGATTTACTGCACGGTTTCGGCACGCCGACCGGCACCATGGCCGGACCGAAAGATTTTGGCTATGAGGCGATCCCTGCACCGGCGCAGGACATCGCCAAAGCCAAAGCGTTACTGGCAGAAGCGGGCTATCCGCAAGGCTTCACCCTGCGCTTCCAGGCACCCCGCCGTTATATTGCCAGTGCAGACGTCGCCCAGGCGATTGTGCAGGATCTGGCAGCCATCGGCGTGAAAGCGCAACTCGAAGTGCCGGAATGGTCGGTCTATACCCAGCAGGTCGCGGCGCAGAAACAGGCACCGATGTACATGCTGGCGTGGGGATCAACACAGACGCTGGACGCCGATGCCGCGCTTTATCCGATCCTGCACTCCGGCGAGCCGTATTCTACGGTGAATTCGCCTGAACTGGATGCCCTGCTGAACAGCAGTCGTACCACGGTCGACCCGGCCAAACGTGAGAAGATTTTGCAGCAGATACAGCAGGTTGTCGCCAGTCAGCAACCTCTTATTCCCCTGTACAAAGAAGATTCCCTGTATGCCAGTGCCGACAACGTGACCTTCACCGGCCGCGCCGATTCGCGGATCCCGCTGTTTGACCTGAGGATGAAATGA
- a CDS encoding ABC transporter permease — MISLRTTLQRKSRRRFYGDGLLGGLLLLLVIVPALLAPWLPLPDPLTNDLAAAFSSPGGHHLLGTDQLGRDLLSRILSGTRLSLMVVLLAALIAAVTGSALGMIAGYTGGWLDALIMRLMDIQLAVPFILLILLVMALFGASLTNIIVIMGVTSWAIYARVARAKTLEIRELEFIESVKAMGFSTPRILLRHVLPSLMTPLIVLLTLDIPRLIVLEASIGFLGMGIQPPTPTLGNLIGEGRSYMLLAQWLVLYPGLVIAALVIGCNLLGDSLLRKTHTRLD; from the coding sequence ATGATTTCACTGCGTACAACCCTGCAAAGGAAATCCCGCCGCCGGTTTTACGGCGACGGGCTCCTCGGCGGACTGTTGCTGCTACTGGTGATTGTCCCGGCGCTGCTGGCGCCGTGGCTGCCCCTGCCGGATCCGCTGACCAATGATCTGGCTGCGGCCTTTTCCTCGCCGGGCGGCCATCATCTGCTGGGCACCGATCAACTGGGGCGCGATTTGCTGTCGCGTATTTTATCCGGTACGCGACTTTCGCTGATGGTGGTGTTGCTGGCAGCGTTAATTGCGGCGGTGACGGGCTCGGCGCTGGGCATGATTGCCGGTTATACCGGCGGCTGGCTCGACGCGCTGATCATGCGCCTGATGGACATCCAGCTGGCGGTGCCGTTCATCCTGCTGATCTTACTGGTGATGGCGCTGTTCGGCGCGTCACTCACCAATATCATTGTGATCATGGGCGTGACCAGTTGGGCGATTTATGCCCGTGTCGCCCGTGCCAAAACGCTGGAAATCCGCGAGCTGGAATTTATTGAATCGGTCAAAGCCATGGGATTTTCCACTCCGCGCATTTTGCTGCGCCATGTGCTGCCCAGTCTGATGACCCCGCTGATCGTGCTGCTGACGCTGGATATTCCGCGCCTGATCGTGCTGGAAGCCTCGATTGGTTTTCTCGGCATGGGCATTCAGCCGCCGACGCCGACGCTCGGTAATCTGATCGGCGAAGGCCGTTCTTATATGCTGCTCGCACAGTGGCTGGTGCTGTATCCGGGGCTGGTGATTGCCGCACTGGTGATTGGCTGCAACCTGCTCGGCGACAGCCTGCTGCGTAAAACCCACACGAGGCTCGACTGA
- a CDS encoding ABC transporter permease — MLRYILQRLGQSVLVMFGVSLLIFYSLHLTGDPAAVMMPPGSSQQEIDNFRHSMGFDRSLTWQYWHYLTGVLQGDLGESLRYSQPVTELIGQRVPATLLLAITALLWSTVAGLLLGIVSALYQNTLWDLVSRLLAFSGQAVPVFWLGLLLIIAFSLNLRWLPSGGYGSASQLVMPAISLGAYYMSAIARLIRASLIDVLQQDYIRTARAKGLSRWRIVVRHGLRNALIPVITVQGMYFASLLGGALVTEIIFAWPGIGRLAVQAIQNRDFPLVQAIVLLAALVFVGINLIIDLLYVVLNPRIRL; from the coding sequence ATGCTGCGTTATATCTTGCAACGCCTCGGGCAGTCAGTGCTGGTGATGTTTGGCGTGTCGCTGCTGATTTTTTACAGCCTGCACCTGACCGGCGATCCGGCTGCGGTCATGATGCCGCCGGGCTCCAGCCAGCAGGAAATCGACAATTTCCGCCACAGCATGGGCTTTGACCGTTCTCTGACGTGGCAGTACTGGCATTATCTGACCGGCGTTTTACAGGGCGATCTGGGCGAATCACTGCGCTACAGCCAGCCGGTCACCGAACTCATCGGCCAGCGCGTTCCCGCCACCCTGCTGCTGGCCATTACCGCATTGCTCTGGAGCACCGTCGCCGGTTTGCTGCTCGGCATCGTCAGCGCGTTATATCAGAACACACTATGGGATCTGGTCTCACGCCTGCTGGCCTTCAGCGGTCAGGCGGTGCCAGTGTTCTGGCTTGGCCTGCTGCTGATCATCGCCTTCAGCCTGAACCTGCGCTGGTTGCCGTCCGGCGGTTATGGCAGCGCCAGTCAGCTGGTGATGCCTGCCATCAGCCTCGGCGCGTATTACATGAGCGCCATTGCGCGGCTGATCCGCGCCAGTCTGATTGACGTTCTGCAACAAGATTACATCCGTACCGCCCGCGCCAAAGGGCTGAGCCGCTGGCGGATTGTGGTTCGCCACGGTTTACGCAATGCGCTGATCCCGGTCATTACTGTGCAGGGAATGTATTTCGCCTCGCTGCTTGGCGGTGCGCTGGTGACCGAAATCATTTTTGCCTGGCCGGGTATTGGTCGCCTCGCCGTTCAGGCGATCCAGAACCGTGATTTCCCGCTGGTACAGGCCATTGTGCTGCTTGCTGCATTGGTGTTTGTCGGCATCAACCTGATTATCGATTTGCTCTATGTGGTACTCAATCCGAGGATCCGCCTGTGA
- a CDS encoding M20 family metallopeptidase, with translation MTHPVPPALQPTLDLLHAMTPFASVSGQLSPQRELAQWLEDWIHQNLHGVPVLPVSQQNDENTPPLVHMRIERQAAKTLVLYNMYDVMPATDEGWEFPPFTGGITEWPGTGAVYIARGAENNKGPLAGMLMAIKSLCDAGGPDVNLEIILEGEEETGSGRLRRYLAQEPCPVPSAGAVFFPSLCEYGGGAPRVYLGFSGLSGGRLRVSGGAWGGPHAAIHASNANWIANPVWRLVHALHAIAPAENSGVIARQTVDEPANRLLHTLAQQFSISDELHFRRSEKLSVSGDTLACLQQLINGAVLNISEICSDPQQARGVIPHSASAELALRVPPGIDGENLLAAIRQTLSRAEFDGVELELDDSYPGHRFPRNSPGVDALLASYQAQGAQPQVWPWAPGCAPAYTFARIAPAFLIGGLGHGGNAHGVNEFVTLRGLERFQQSVTDWIRFYARDTPFSALPE, from the coding sequence GTGACACATCCCGTTCCCCCGGCGCTGCAACCGACGCTCGATTTGCTCCATGCGATGACGCCGTTCGCCAGCGTTTCCGGCCAGCTCAGCCCGCAGCGTGAGCTGGCGCAGTGGCTGGAAGACTGGATACACCAGAATCTGCACGGCGTGCCGGTATTGCCGGTCAGCCAGCAGAACGACGAAAACACGCCGCCGCTGGTGCACATGCGCATTGAGCGTCAGGCGGCAAAAACGCTGGTGCTGTACAACATGTACGACGTCATGCCCGCCACGGATGAAGGCTGGGAATTCCCGCCCTTTACCGGCGGTATTACCGAATGGCCGGGCACCGGTGCGGTGTATATCGCACGCGGCGCAGAGAACAATAAAGGGCCACTGGCAGGCATGCTGATGGCGATAAAATCGCTGTGTGACGCAGGCGGGCCGGACGTTAATCTCGAGATCATTCTCGAAGGCGAGGAAGAAACGGGCAGTGGCCGGTTACGGCGTTACCTGGCGCAGGAACCCTGTCCGGTGCCGTCCGCCGGGGCGGTATTTTTCCCTTCGCTGTGTGAATACGGCGGCGGCGCACCTCGCGTGTATCTCGGTTTCAGCGGACTGAGCGGCGGCCGTTTACGGGTCAGCGGCGGCGCATGGGGTGGCCCTCACGCGGCTATCCATGCCAGTAACGCCAACTGGATTGCCAATCCCGTCTGGCGGCTGGTTCATGCCCTTCATGCCATTGCACCCGCCGAAAACAGCGGCGTCATCGCCCGTCAGACGGTGGATGAACCGGCAAACCGGCTGCTGCATACCCTGGCGCAACAGTTCAGCATCAGCGATGAACTACACTTTCGCCGCAGTGAAAAATTATCGGTCAGCGGCGATACGCTGGCCTGCCTGCAACAACTGATCAACGGCGCGGTGCTCAACATTTCAGAAATCTGCAGTGATCCGCAACAGGCGCGGGGCGTGATCCCGCACAGCGCCAGCGCGGAACTCGCGCTGCGCGTACCGCCTGGCATTGACGGTGAAAACCTGCTGGCGGCAATCCGCCAGACGCTCAGCCGGGCGGAATTCGACGGCGTGGAACTTGAGCTGGACGACAGTTACCCCGGCCACCGTTTCCCGCGCAACAGCCCCGGCGTCGATGCCCTGCTCGCCAGCTATCAGGCTCAGGGCGCGCAACCGCAGGTCTGGCCGTGGGCACCCGGCTGCGCACCGGCGTATACCTTTGCCCGCATCGCACCGGCCTTTCTGATTGGCGGCCTCGGCCACGGCGGCAATGCGCACGGCGTGAATGAATTTGTCACCCTGCGCGGGCTGGAACGCTTTCAGCAATCCGTCACCGACTGGATCCGTTTTTACGCCCGCGACACCCCTTTTTCTGCTTTGCCGGAATAA